The following coding sequences are from one Mytilus trossulus isolate FHL-02 chromosome 8, PNRI_Mtr1.1.1.hap1, whole genome shotgun sequence window:
- the LOC134680748 gene encoding N66 matrix protein-like has product MKAVVIFSCLFMTVCGMGIQKRDADLGEINSDNDDLAIDSLMNYLRKRWSIGSGNKGNNNQANNNNNIGNSHEENNKDTHVAGFGNIGDFGKKRDWSNEEKKWSIGSGNKGDGNQANNNNNIGNSHVENNKNTHVAGIGNIGDFGKKRSWSNEDKRWDIGSGNKGNGNQANNNNNIGNSYEENNKNTHVGGIGNIGDFGRKRDWNIGSGNTGNHNSANGNSNIGNSEKYNDKNTNVYGVGNIGDFGRKRDWSYEGKRWSIGSGNKGDGNTANDNSNIGNSYEENNKDTNVIGAGNFGNFDGKR; this is encoded by the exons ATGAAGGCTGTAGTAATATTTAGCTGTCTGTTCATGACAGTATGTG GAATGGGTATTCAAAAGAGAGATGCCGATCTTGGAGAAATAAATAGTGACAATGATGATTTAGCCATTGATTCCCTAATGAATTATCTCAG GAAAAGGTGGAGTATAGGCAGTGGTAACAAAGGAAATAATAACCAAGCaaacaacaataacaacatTGGTAATTCGcatgaagaaaataataaagataCACATGTAGCGGGTTTCGGGAATATCGGAGACTTTGGAAAGAAACGTGACTGGTCAAATGAAGAGAAAAAGTGGAGTATAGGAAGTGGCAACAAAGGAGATGGTAATCAagcaaacaacaacaacaacattgGTAATTCTCatgtagaaaataataaaaatacacatGTAGCGGGAATAGGCAATATTGGAGATTTTGGAAAAAAACGTAGCTGGTCAAATGAGGATAAAAGATGGGATATAGGAAGTGGCAACAAAGGTAATGGTAATCAagcaaacaacaacaacaacatcgGTAATTCAtatgaagaaaataataaaaatacacatGTAGGAGGGATAGGAAATATCGGAGACTTTGGAAGGAAACGTGACTGGAATATTGGAAGTGGAAATACAGGCAATCATAATTCTGCAAATGGCAATAGTAACATCGGCAATAGCGAGAAGTATAATGACaagaatacaaatgtatatggcGTCGGAAATATCGGAGACTTTGGAAGAAAACGTGACTGGTCTTATGAAGGTAAACGATGGAGTATAGGAAGTGGCAACAAAGGAGATGGAAACACTGCAAATGACAACAGCAACATTGGTAATTCGTATGAAGAGAATAATAAAGATACAAATGTTATAGGAGCTGGAAATTTCGGAAACTTTGATGGGAAACGATAA